A region of Vibrio chagasii DNA encodes the following proteins:
- a CDS encoding GspE/PulE family protein — MQIRLRKRLGDLLVEEGIITEAQVEQALASQKSTGRKLGDALIELGFLSEQQMLSFLSQQLAIPLIDLSRANVDVEAVQLLPEVHARRLRALVIGRQGDTLRVAMSDPADLFAQESLLGQLGDYALEFVVAPERQLVDGFDRYYRRTKEIASFAEQLHAEHQVNEAFDFDIAEEDSDEVTVVKLINSLFEDAIQVGASDIHIEPDSNVLRLRQRIDGVLHETLLNEVNIASALVLRLKLMANLDISEKRLPQDGRFNIRAKGQSVDIRMSTMPVQHGESVVMRLLNQSAGLRKLEASGIPSDLLVRLRKQLRRPHGMILVTGPTGSGKTTTLYGALSELNEPGKKIITAEDPVEYRLPRINQVQVNPKINLDFSTILRTFLRQDPDIILIGEMRDHETVEIGLRAALTGHLVLSTLHTNDAVDSALRMMDMGAPGYLVASAVRAVVAQRLVRKVCTDCKVDDELDEARKQWLSVRFPNQVGVPFMKGRGCQNCNLTGYRGRIGVFEMLELEHNMMDALRANDAVGFAQTARQSENYKPLLASAMELALQGVVSLDEIMNLGEGDASGSTDPIYL, encoded by the coding sequence ATGCAAATTAGATTAAGAAAAAGGCTAGGTGATTTGCTTGTTGAGGAAGGCATCATCACTGAGGCTCAAGTCGAACAAGCGCTTGCTTCTCAAAAAAGTACTGGTCGTAAGCTTGGTGATGCACTGATCGAACTAGGCTTCTTGTCTGAACAGCAAATGCTGAGTTTTTTGTCGCAACAGCTTGCTATTCCTCTTATCGATCTAAGTCGAGCGAACGTTGATGTTGAAGCGGTTCAGCTTTTACCTGAAGTACATGCCCGCCGTCTTCGCGCATTGGTTATTGGTCGACAAGGTGACACGCTGCGTGTGGCTATGAGTGATCCTGCGGATCTGTTTGCTCAGGAATCACTGCTTGGCCAATTAGGTGATTACGCACTTGAGTTTGTTGTGGCGCCAGAAAGACAATTGGTTGATGGGTTTGATCGCTACTACCGTAGAACCAAAGAGATCGCCTCATTTGCTGAGCAGCTTCATGCAGAGCACCAAGTTAATGAAGCTTTCGATTTTGATATCGCAGAAGAAGACAGTGATGAAGTGACAGTGGTTAAACTGATCAACTCGCTGTTTGAAGATGCGATTCAAGTGGGTGCTTCCGATATCCATATTGAACCTGATTCTAATGTGCTACGTCTTCGTCAGCGTATCGATGGCGTGTTACATGAAACTCTCCTTAACGAAGTGAATATCGCTTCTGCGTTGGTATTACGTTTAAAGCTGATGGCAAACCTTGATATCTCAGAGAAGCGCCTTCCTCAAGATGGTCGCTTCAATATTCGAGCGAAAGGTCAGTCTGTCGATATTCGTATGTCGACGATGCCAGTGCAGCACGGTGAATCTGTGGTTATGCGTCTGCTTAACCAGTCTGCTGGTTTACGTAAATTGGAAGCGTCGGGTATCCCGAGTGACCTGCTGGTTCGTCTTCGTAAACAATTACGCCGCCCGCACGGAATGATTCTAGTCACAGGTCCTACGGGCTCGGGTAAAACAACCACCCTTTATGGTGCGCTAAGTGAACTGAATGAGCCGGGTAAAAAAATTATTACTGCGGAAGACCCGGTGGAATACCGCCTGCCTAGAATCAACCAAGTGCAGGTTAATCCTAAAATCAATCTCGACTTCTCTACGATCTTAAGAACCTTTTTACGTCAGGATCCCGATATCATTCTTATTGGTGAGATGCGTGACCATGAGACGGTTGAGATTGGTTTGAGAGCAGCACTTACCGGTCACTTAGTGCTAAGTACCCTTCACACCAACGATGCGGTAGACAGTGCACTGCGTATGATGGATATGGGGGCACCTGGTTACTTAGTTGCGAGTGCAGTTCGTGCGGTAGTGGCGCAGCGATTGGTTCGTAAAGTTTGTACCGACTGTAAAGTTGATGACGAGTTGGATGAGGCGCGCAAACAGTGGCTGAGCGTTCGTTTCCCGAATCAAGTCGGTGTCCCTTTCATGAAAGGACGTGGTTGTCAGAACTGTAACTTAACCGGGTATCGCGGGCGTATCGGTGTATTCGAGATGTTGGAGCTTGAGCACAACATGATGGATGCTTTGAGAGCTAATGATGCAGTTGGTTTTGCTCAAACCGCAAGACAGTCTGAAAATTACAAACCTCTATTAGCCTCTGCGATGGAGTTGGCTTTGCAGGGCGTAGTGAGCCTCGACGAGATAATGAACCTCGGCGAAGGTGACGCGTCTGGTTCAACTGACCCAATTTATCTGTAG
- a CDS encoding type II secretion system GspH family protein, whose product MIRSRGFTLIESIIVIIVLGIAMVTITSFLTPQVASSADPQYQNRSVALGQSLMNQILARGFDHNSDFDGGIMRCGDADYEDQCTTPDKLMADIDDGESTPATFNDVDDYIGCWYTDTTESSCISSVKYPLANILDENIEGSYANFRVEVSVFYDANMDGIDDESIGTMKRVELQVFGGNNRYSLIAYKGNY is encoded by the coding sequence ATGATTCGCTCACGTGGATTTACTCTGATTGAAAGTATTATTGTGATTATCGTCCTAGGTATTGCGATGGTCACAATTACCAGTTTTTTAACACCACAAGTGGCAAGCTCAGCCGACCCACAATATCAAAACCGCTCAGTTGCGTTAGGGCAAAGCTTGATGAATCAAATTTTAGCTAGAGGGTTTGACCATAATAGTGACTTTGACGGGGGGATAATGCGTTGTGGCGACGCGGATTATGAGGACCAATGTACAACCCCAGATAAGCTAATGGCAGATATTGATGATGGTGAGAGCACCCCTGCTACCTTCAACGATGTGGATGACTATATTGGGTGTTGGTATACAGATACCACAGAGTCGTCTTGTATTTCCTCTGTAAAGTATCCACTTGCTAATATCCTAGACGAAAATATTGAGGGCAGCTATGCCAATTTTCGGGTCGAAGTGTCTGTTTTTTACGATGCCAATATGGATGGAATTGATGATGAATCTATTGGCACAATGAAACGCGTTGAGTTACAGGTCTTTGGTGGTAACAACCGTTATAGCTTGATTGCTTACAAGGGGAACTACTAA
- a CDS encoding prepilin-type N-terminal cleavage/methylation domain-containing protein has product MKQRGFTLIEMIVTIVVVAVIGLAIAGFVEYGMKGYVDTIDRQKVQVKGQFVVEKMSREISHAVPNSFDSSIMPASAFAQKCLTFYAIKYSGFYHLDEATDNLNFIIGQDSPILDTGDFLIINPTNYSELGVGSTKRISVSGLISTNNVFTAPSVTLDSRSKAERHYIYDENASVSYCLVNDTIQNQGLIQRNGVTVADSINYAQSNFRYEEPSLQRGGVIHIDLVLEQNSEVSVYQQDVQVLNAP; this is encoded by the coding sequence ATGAAGCAACGTGGTTTCACTTTAATAGAGATGATAGTAACGATCGTTGTAGTTGCTGTTATTGGTCTAGCGATTGCTGGTTTTGTTGAATACGGAATGAAAGGGTATGTTGACACTATCGATAGACAAAAGGTGCAAGTAAAAGGGCAGTTTGTTGTCGAGAAAATGTCGCGCGAGATCAGCCATGCGGTTCCTAACAGTTTTGATTCGAGCATTATGCCTGCTTCGGCTTTTGCTCAGAAATGTCTTACCTTTTACGCTATTAAATATTCTGGTTTCTACCACCTTGATGAAGCGACAGATAACTTGAATTTTATTATCGGGCAAGATTCCCCCATCCTCGATACAGGTGATTTCCTGATCATTAACCCGACGAACTATTCTGAACTAGGAGTTGGCTCAACAAAGCGGATTTCAGTGTCAGGGCTGATTTCAACTAACAATGTTTTTACTGCTCCTTCTGTGACTTTAGATAGTCGTTCCAAGGCTGAGCGACATTATATTTACGATGAGAATGCCTCTGTGAGTTATTGCTTAGTGAACGATACTATTCAGAACCAAGGGTTAATTCAACGTAATGGAGTCACTGTTGCGGACAGTATTAATTATGCTCAAAGTAATTTTCGTTATGAAGAGCCGAGCTTGCAAAGAGGTGGTGTGATTCACATCGATCTTGTACTTGAGCAGAATAGTGAAGTAAGCGTTTACCAACAAGATGTGCA
- a CDS encoding MSHA biogenesis protein MshF, which translates to MLNNLQRSRFVIWTVVILFLTIGLLSAWESVEEDATNTALIVASKRILEQANLFKQQYLLKGAEQESDSEHPKNYSRTGWVMPTQGPKVDCNYWLDQLYPPKSILGLNSPRVEDQSDNIQFHCAYHYGDKYQIDILLKGERFSVRANILAL; encoded by the coding sequence ATGCTAAATAACCTACAACGCTCACGTTTTGTGATTTGGACAGTGGTTATTCTTTTTCTAACTATAGGGCTACTTTCTGCATGGGAGTCAGTAGAAGAGGATGCGACCAATACGGCATTAATCGTGGCAAGTAAGCGTATCCTTGAGCAAGCCAATCTGTTCAAACAACAATACTTGTTAAAAGGTGCAGAGCAAGAAAGCGACTCGGAACACCCTAAAAACTACAGCAGAACAGGTTGGGTAATGCCGACTCAAGGCCCAAAGGTCGACTGCAATTATTGGCTGGATCAATTATATCCACCGAAGAGTATTCTAGGACTAAACTCGCCAAGAGTTGAAGACCAAAGTGATAACATACAGTTTCATTGTGCTTATCATTATGGTGATAAATATCAGATAGATATATTGCTCAAGGGCGAAAGGTTCAGTGTGAGAGCCAATATTTTGGCTTTGTGA
- a CDS encoding prepilin-type N-terminal cleavage/methylation domain-containing protein: MLKNQKGFSLVELVIVIVVVGLLAVAALPRFLDVTDEAKKSSIEGVAGGFATAVLSARAQWEAEARPSEKIGVETYNTVNYDGVDFWLTRSKNSSNVDTDFRDGYPWTLNNNSGTAPQDISDQTCSELMENLLQNPPKVGPVSDVANDSNYKYSAQANSGDATCTYVQLEGSTEHEFVYEIKTGRVTVTLQ; encoded by the coding sequence ATGCTTAAGAATCAAAAGGGTTTCTCCCTTGTCGAATTAGTGATAGTGATCGTAGTCGTTGGTTTATTGGCGGTCGCTGCGTTGCCTCGTTTCCTCGATGTGACGGATGAGGCCAAAAAATCCAGTATTGAAGGTGTCGCTGGTGGCTTTGCAACGGCTGTTTTGTCAGCAAGAGCACAATGGGAAGCGGAAGCAAGACCCTCAGAGAAGATTGGTGTTGAAACATACAATACTGTAAACTATGATGGTGTTGATTTTTGGTTAACAAGATCAAAGAACAGTAGCAATGTGGATACTGACTTTCGAGACGGTTATCCATGGACCCTGAACAACAATTCTGGCACGGCACCACAAGATATTTCAGACCAAACATGTTCTGAGTTGATGGAAAACTTGCTGCAAAATCCACCAAAAGTGGGCCCTGTTTCAGATGTAGCGAACGACTCAAACTACAAGTATTCAGCGCAAGCAAATTCTGGTGATGCAACCTGTACCTACGTTCAATTGGAAGGTAGCACCGAGCATGAATTTGTTTACGAAATTAAAACTGGTCGTGTGACCGTAACTTTGCAGTAA
- a CDS encoding MSHA biogenesis protein MshN, translated as MSVINNALSELAKKKSATAIEAAVVPKVKTRSPLVWVAAGFTLSLAMGGWAISQGPTVDNSISTRDRQVQVSIVDSSPEVPAIVTQAPSSPTKKLVTVDSSYLTQASSDTSSRTQVPVVDAVVKTPQITKPQVQAKPTATTKVNTTQAPEPALIASVVKSSPASISDEPKDSENSGILIEQVELTPEQLSVNAQGRAQKALDANDLTGALKGYNEALRYTPRNEDVRQKLAILYFGKGDTRKAYELFQSGIKLNINSEKLRLGLSKLLVKADQAEAALSPLIHMPPHPTQEYLAMRAALSQKSQQEEIALESYQKLVEIDSENARWWLGLAIQQERQLDFAAARQSYQGALTRVGISSQSQSFVRDRLKIISALEESSNAN; from the coding sequence ATGAGTGTCATTAATAACGCCTTGTCTGAATTGGCAAAGAAAAAATCAGCGACAGCAATAGAAGCCGCAGTCGTTCCTAAGGTAAAAACGCGATCACCATTGGTGTGGGTAGCTGCAGGTTTTACTCTGAGCTTGGCCATGGGCGGTTGGGCGATATCACAGGGCCCAACGGTCGATAACTCAATTTCTACTCGAGATAGGCAGGTTCAGGTTTCTATTGTAGACAGCTCGCCAGAAGTACCTGCAATTGTTACTCAAGCTCCGTCATCGCCAACTAAGAAGTTAGTGACGGTCGATTCTTCTTATCTAACTCAAGCAAGCTCAGATACGAGCTCTCGAACTCAGGTGCCAGTTGTGGATGCAGTGGTTAAAACGCCACAAATAACAAAACCTCAGGTACAAGCGAAACCGACAGCAACAACAAAAGTAAATACGACACAAGCTCCTGAGCCGGCCTTGATTGCGAGTGTTGTGAAGAGCAGCCCAGCTTCTATTTCTGATGAGCCAAAAGATTCAGAAAACAGTGGAATACTGATTGAACAAGTAGAACTGACCCCAGAGCAGCTTTCTGTAAATGCTCAAGGGCGAGCTCAGAAAGCGCTGGATGCCAATGATCTTACTGGTGCATTGAAGGGGTACAACGAAGCACTTCGTTATACGCCAAGAAATGAGGATGTTCGTCAAAAGCTCGCCATTCTCTATTTCGGCAAGGGCGATACTCGCAAAGCTTACGAACTTTTTCAGTCGGGTATTAAGCTCAACATCAATAGTGAAAAGCTACGTTTGGGTTTATCAAAACTGTTGGTTAAAGCGGACCAAGCAGAAGCAGCGTTAAGCCCTCTAATACATATGCCTCCGCATCCAACTCAAGAATACTTAGCAATGCGTGCTGCGCTGAGCCAAAAGTCACAGCAAGAAGAAATAGCACTGGAGAGTTACCAAAAGCTGGTCGAGATTGATTCTGAGAACGCTCGCTGGTGGTTAGGTTTAGCGATACAGCAAGAGCGACAGTTAGATTTCGCTGCAGCAAGACAATCATACCAAGGTGCGTTAACTCGAGTCGGTATCTCATCTCAATCACAAAGCTTTGTGCGTGACCGATTGAAAATAATCAGTGCTTTAGAGGAGAGCAGCAATGCAAATTAG
- a CDS encoding MSHA biogenesis protein MshK gives MVRTLLLPLLFASSLASAEQDPTAPLGWMTPQQKTAPAKKAPTHYRLPSLESIVCKADTPCYAILNGEIVAQGETIRGYRVKKIDSEYVTLQRSSKQWKLEMFSLDIKNN, from the coding sequence GTGGTTAGAACTCTATTGTTGCCATTACTGTTTGCCAGTTCACTGGCGTCGGCTGAGCAAGATCCAACTGCACCTCTGGGTTGGATGACGCCTCAACAAAAAACAGCGCCGGCAAAGAAAGCGCCAACTCATTATCGTTTACCGTCTTTGGAAAGTATCGTGTGTAAAGCGGATACGCCATGCTACGCCATTCTCAATGGTGAAATTGTTGCTCAAGGGGAGACGATAAGAGGGTATCGAGTTAAGAAAATAGATTCAGAATACGTCACTCTGCAGAGAAGCTCTAAGCAGTGGAAATTAGAGATGTTCTCTTTAGATATTAAGAATAATTAA
- the mshL gene encoding pilus (MSHA type) biogenesis protein MshL, whose product MRKLVVAILVSSLVGCSMGHRDPVEIKESLNESINEANSKALHELPSSVQDDLMPQLNSDAMSPGMETVKRFRIQAKGVEARTFFASLVKGTEYSAAIHPSVSGKLTLNLTDVTLDEVLAVAQDMYGYDIEKRGKVIQVYPAGLRTVTIPVDYLQVKRAGRSLTTITTGTISNSDNSSSSSSSSDSNSSNSSNNSNSTSNGGTEIETTSESDFWPQLEAAVAHLIGSGNGQSVVVTPQASVITVRAFPDEIREVREFLGVSQQRLQRQVILEAKIMEVTLSDGYQQGISWSNLSKSIGSGGVVVERPGGTLPPLDAISSLLGGQTNVTISDGSFEAVLSFMDTQGDLNVLSSPRVTASNNQKAVIKVGTDEYYVTDLSSAVGSGDNANVAPEVELTPFFSGISLDVTPQIDDKGNVFLHVHPAVIEVEEEVKELNLGSTTGVVQLPLAKSSIRESDSVIRARDGDVVVIGGLMKSNTSDVTSKVPFLGDIPALGHLFRNTNQLTQKTELVILLKPTVVGVNTWQSELERSRDLLQQWFPDEE is encoded by the coding sequence ATGCGTAAACTTGTAGTAGCAATCCTAGTGTCATCTTTGGTCGGCTGTTCGATGGGGCATCGTGATCCTGTTGAAATAAAAGAGTCTTTAAACGAATCTATTAATGAAGCGAACAGCAAGGCGCTTCATGAGCTGCCTTCGTCTGTACAAGATGATCTTATGCCTCAGCTTAATTCCGATGCTATGTCTCCGGGAATGGAGACAGTGAAGCGTTTTCGTATTCAAGCAAAAGGTGTCGAAGCGAGAACCTTCTTTGCTAGTTTAGTGAAAGGCACAGAATACAGCGCAGCGATTCATCCAAGTGTGTCTGGAAAGCTTACGTTGAACCTAACGGATGTGACGCTAGATGAAGTGCTGGCTGTGGCTCAGGATATGTATGGCTACGATATTGAAAAGCGTGGCAAGGTGATTCAAGTTTACCCTGCGGGCCTTCGTACGGTGACGATCCCTGTCGACTACTTACAGGTTAAACGTGCTGGTCGCTCATTGACTACGATAACGACGGGTACGATCTCTAATTCAGACAACAGTTCATCGAGCTCTTCAAGTTCTGACTCAAATTCATCGAACTCTTCAAACAATTCAAACTCTACCTCGAACGGTGGCACTGAGATTGAGACCACTTCTGAAAGTGATTTCTGGCCACAGCTTGAGGCTGCGGTTGCACACCTAATTGGTTCTGGAAATGGGCAAAGTGTTGTCGTGACGCCACAAGCGAGTGTGATTACAGTCCGTGCATTCCCTGATGAGATTCGTGAGGTTCGCGAGTTCTTAGGTGTATCTCAACAGCGCTTGCAACGTCAAGTTATCCTTGAAGCCAAAATCATGGAAGTGACGTTGAGCGATGGCTACCAGCAGGGTATCAGCTGGTCGAACTTATCTAAATCGATTGGTAGCGGTGGTGTAGTGGTTGAGCGCCCTGGTGGGACATTACCTCCACTTGATGCGATTAGCTCATTGCTCGGTGGACAAACTAACGTAACGATTTCAGATGGTAGCTTTGAAGCGGTATTGAGCTTTATGGACACTCAAGGTGATTTGAATGTTCTATCGAGCCCAAGAGTCACTGCGTCAAATAACCAAAAAGCGGTGATCAAAGTTGGTACTGACGAATACTACGTAACTGACTTATCAAGCGCTGTGGGTAGTGGTGATAATGCTAATGTTGCCCCTGAGGTCGAGCTGACACCATTCTTCTCGGGCATCTCTTTAGATGTAACGCCTCAGATTGACGATAAAGGCAATGTATTCCTGCATGTCCATCCTGCGGTTATCGAGGTAGAAGAAGAAGTTAAAGAGCTCAACCTCGGTTCAACTACGGGCGTCGTGCAACTTCCTTTGGCGAAAAGCTCTATTCGTGAGTCTGATTCGGTGATTCGAGCGCGAGATGGTGATGTGGTTGTTATTGGTGGTCTGATGAAATCAAACACCAGTGATGTGACTTCTAAAGTTCCATTCTTAGGTGATATCCCAGCTTTGGGTCACTTGTTCCGCAATACAAATCAGTTGACGCAAAAGACTGAGCTCGTGATCTTGCTTAAACCGACCGTTGTGGGTGTGAATACTTGGCAATCTGAGTTAGAGCGTTCTCGTGATCTGCTTCAGCAATGGTTCCCTGATGAAGAGTAA
- a CDS encoding AAA family ATPase, translated as MYQAHFGFEQLPFTLTPNTDFFYGLAPHFEAIQTVISALEMGEGVIKVTGEVGTGKTMVCRMLVNHLKDCTALIYFPNPVLSGTDLRHAVAKELDLAIENEATLVDNIQHKLIELHNSGLRVVAIIDEAQALSDEALETLRLFGNLETENKKLLQIVLLGQPELDARLEAYHLRQFRQRITFSSTLRALTLDETVAYIDNRIAKSGGNPELFSLNQKKAICRSSLGIPRLINQLCHKALLLSFSESKKNIDNQHLFSAMHETYDVCKPKFKTPILWGWN; from the coding sequence ATGTATCAAGCTCATTTTGGTTTTGAACAGTTGCCATTTACCTTAACGCCGAATACCGATTTTTTTTACGGATTAGCCCCGCATTTTGAGGCGATTCAAACGGTCATTTCGGCGTTAGAGATGGGAGAGGGCGTCATCAAGGTGACTGGAGAAGTCGGCACCGGTAAGACTATGGTTTGTCGGATGTTGGTCAATCACCTAAAAGACTGTACCGCATTAATTTACTTTCCAAACCCTGTGTTGTCCGGAACTGACTTGCGTCATGCTGTCGCCAAAGAGCTTGATCTAGCTATTGAGAACGAAGCCACGCTGGTTGATAACATTCAACATAAGTTGATTGAACTGCATAACTCAGGCTTAAGAGTGGTTGCGATTATTGACGAAGCACAAGCTCTCTCTGACGAAGCACTAGAGACATTGAGACTGTTCGGCAATCTGGAAACTGAAAACAAGAAATTACTTCAGATAGTGTTACTTGGGCAGCCAGAACTAGACGCTCGTTTAGAGGCTTATCATCTAAGACAATTTCGTCAAAGAATCACTTTTAGTTCGACATTAAGGGCGCTAACTCTTGATGAGACGGTAGCTTATATTGATAACCGAATTGCTAAATCTGGTGGTAACCCAGAACTGTTCAGTTTGAATCAAAAAAAGGCGATCTGTCGTTCTTCACTAGGTATCCCAAGGCTGATAAATCAGCTATGCCACAAGGCTTTACTGTTGTCGTTCAGTGAAAGCAAAAAAAATATCGATAACCAACATCTGTTCTCTGCGATGCATGAAACTTACGATGTGTGTAAGCCCAAATTTAAAACGCCAATACTGTGGGGTTGGAATTAA
- a CDS encoding type II secretion system F family protein, with product MPTYRYVGRSSDGSQVSGQLDANSEDLAAESLMSKGIIPTSIKLGKSGGSVLDMDVSALFSPSVPLEVLVLFCRQLYSLTKAGVPLLRSMKGLTQNCENKQLKAALEEVVAELTNGRGLAASMQMHPKVFSPLFVSMIGVGENTGRLDQALLQLAGYYEQEVETRKRIKTAMRYPTFVISFILIAMFILNIKVIPQFSSMFARFGVDLPLPTRILIGMSEFFVNYWGIMLGVIFGLIFAFKAWIKTDKGLEKWDRIRLKIPVIGGVVNRALLSRFSRTFALMLKAGVPLNQSLALSAEALDNRFLELRVQAMKSAIEAGSTVSSTAINSEIFTPLVIQMISVGEETGRIDELLLEVADYYDREVDYDLKTLTARIEPILLTIVAGMVLILALGIFLPMWGMLDAIKG from the coding sequence ATGCCAACGTATCGTTATGTAGGTCGAAGCTCTGATGGCAGCCAAGTCAGTGGTCAATTAGACGCGAATAGCGAAGATCTTGCCGCTGAAAGCTTGATGAGTAAGGGGATTATCCCAACCTCGATTAAGCTTGGGAAAAGTGGTGGTTCCGTATTGGATATGGACGTCTCTGCACTATTCTCACCGAGTGTGCCACTTGAAGTCCTGGTACTGTTCTGCCGTCAGTTATACAGCTTAACTAAAGCGGGCGTTCCATTGTTAAGGTCGATGAAAGGCCTGACTCAAAACTGTGAAAATAAGCAGTTGAAGGCAGCGCTTGAAGAGGTGGTTGCTGAGTTAACCAATGGCCGTGGTTTAGCGGCGTCGATGCAGATGCACCCTAAAGTGTTTAGCCCACTGTTTGTCTCGATGATCGGTGTTGGTGAAAATACAGGTCGTCTTGATCAGGCCTTGCTGCAATTAGCGGGTTACTACGAACAAGAAGTCGAGACTCGAAAGCGAATCAAGACCGCGATGCGCTACCCAACCTTCGTTATCAGCTTTATTTTGATCGCGATGTTCATACTTAACATCAAGGTTATTCCACAGTTCTCCAGTATGTTTGCACGGTTTGGTGTCGATTTGCCACTGCCGACTCGTATCTTAATTGGCATGTCTGAGTTCTTTGTTAATTACTGGGGGATCATGCTCGGTGTGATCTTTGGTCTTATCTTTGCATTTAAAGCCTGGATTAAGACGGATAAAGGCCTAGAGAAGTGGGATAGGATTCGCTTAAAGATACCTGTCATCGGCGGGGTCGTGAACCGAGCATTACTGTCACGTTTCTCGCGTACCTTTGCGTTGATGCTGAAAGCGGGTGTGCCGCTCAATCAATCTTTAGCACTATCTGCTGAAGCCTTGGATAACCGCTTTTTAGAGCTGCGGGTACAAGCCATGAAGTCGGCTATCGAAGCGGGTAGTACGGTTTCTTCGACGGCGATTAACAGCGAAATTTTCACGCCGCTGGTGATACAAATGATCTCGGTAGGTGAAGAGACTGGTCGTATCGATGAGTTATTGCTTGAAGTGGCTGACTATTATGATCGAGAAGTCGATTATGACCTGAAAACCTTGACCGCAAGAATAGAACCGATCTTGTTGACCATAGTAGCAGGCATGGTGTTGATTCTTGCTCTCGGTATTTTCTTACCGATGTGGGGAATGCTGGATGCAATCAAAGGTTAA
- a CDS encoding type 4a pilus biogenesis protein PilO: MQQWNQLSDKFLALSPREKWLLFVCGFVGLSMLLFTLLVEPAYLELQAKNAKMTSLTQSNQRQQGELLVLQAKLNKDPDKEINLEYKKLMRESQELSLELAEMVDGLISPSQMSQLLESVLNAGNGLKLESLESLKPEAISNNKETSEYSGYFLHPVRMELTGSYFDIAAYLEALESLPVSYYWRTFEYTVEEYPKARLVFEVYTLGTRQEFIGG, encoded by the coding sequence ATGCAGCAGTGGAATCAACTTAGCGATAAGTTTCTTGCATTAAGCCCAAGAGAAAAGTGGCTGCTTTTCGTGTGTGGTTTCGTTGGTCTCTCCATGTTGCTATTTACCTTATTGGTGGAGCCTGCATACCTCGAATTGCAAGCTAAAAACGCTAAAATGACGAGTTTGACTCAGTCAAATCAGAGGCAGCAAGGTGAGTTACTTGTTCTGCAAGCTAAATTGAACAAAGACCCTGATAAAGAGATCAACCTCGAATACAAAAAGTTGATGCGAGAGAGCCAAGAGCTGTCTCTTGAACTTGCCGAAATGGTTGATGGGTTGATCTCGCCATCCCAAATGTCGCAACTGCTAGAAAGTGTACTTAATGCAGGTAACGGTTTGAAGTTGGAGTCGTTGGAGTCACTTAAACCAGAAGCGATCTCGAACAACAAAGAGACCAGTGAATATTCAGGTTACTTTCTTCACCCGGTGAGAATGGAATTGACTGGTAGTTACTTTGACATTGCAGCTTACCTTGAGGCGCTTGAGTCTCTTCCTGTGAGCTATTACTGGCGTACATTTGAATACACAGTAGAAGAATACCCAAAAGCTCGACTTGTATTTGAGGTTTACACACTAGGTACCAGACAGGAGTTTATCGGTGGTTAG
- a CDS encoding prepilin-type N-terminal cleavage/methylation domain-containing protein, translating into MDSSPISKGFTLVELIIVIIILGIVSTFAASRFVGTSSFSTFSAQEQAISVIRQIQVNRMQSNVSSANDSFRLVINSDCLGSVSACSLNLSNSAQKSQADARSDYVRESGITFSPTNTIIDFDLLGNPSVSAGVNITINSTTSSNSAQVCINSQGYVREGTCL; encoded by the coding sequence ATGGATAGCAGTCCCATATCTAAAGGCTTTACTCTGGTAGAGCTGATCATCGTTATTATTATTCTCGGTATTGTTTCCACTTTTGCCGCAAGTCGCTTCGTTGGTACTTCTAGCTTCTCTACTTTTTCTGCGCAAGAGCAAGCCATTTCCGTCATTCGTCAAATTCAAGTTAATCGAATGCAATCAAACGTTTCTTCTGCTAATGATAGTTTCCGTCTTGTGATCAATAGTGACTGCTTAGGTTCGGTCTCGGCATGTAGTTTAAATTTATCGAATAGCGCTCAAAAATCACAAGCCGATGCTCGTAGTGACTATGTGCGTGAGTCAGGTATTACATTTTCCCCTACCAATACGATTATCGATTTTGATCTATTAGGGAACCCTTCAGTAAGCGCTGGCGTGAATATTACGATTAACTCAACCACTTCGAGCAATAGCGCCCAAGTTTGTATTAATTCTCAGGGCTATGTGCGTGAAGGAACCTGTCTATGA